A single Natrinema pellirubrum DSM 15624 DNA region contains:
- a CDS encoding GNAT family N-acetyltransferase has translation MSRTVRPATVDDVWVVHGIARESWHAAYDDILGPQRVDTVVDEWYALGDLESSIAAATDREDAAFLVAEGSTDGGEDGTGTGADCHGFAHAVPWPEDTSVAFLARLYVHPAVWSEGVGTALLEALETALEGTAERLRLAVLAANDVGIAFYESRGFDRVRTRPSDLGDGLEEHVYERRFTDAD, from the coding sequence GTGAGTCGAACCGTTCGTCCGGCGACGGTCGACGACGTCTGGGTCGTCCACGGGATCGCACGCGAGAGTTGGCACGCCGCCTACGACGACATCCTCGGCCCCCAGCGGGTCGATACCGTCGTCGACGAGTGGTACGCGCTCGGCGACCTCGAGTCGTCGATCGCGGCGGCGACGGACCGTGAGGATGCCGCCTTTCTCGTGGCCGAAGGATCGACCGACGGCGGCGAGGACGGGACCGGGACGGGCGCTGACTGCCACGGGTTCGCCCACGCGGTCCCGTGGCCGGAGGACACCTCCGTGGCGTTTCTCGCCCGCCTCTACGTCCACCCAGCCGTCTGGAGCGAGGGCGTCGGCACCGCCCTGCTCGAGGCGCTCGAAACCGCCCTCGAGGGGACCGCCGAACGGCTCCGACTGGCGGTACTAGCCGCCAACGACGTCGGGATCGCCTTCTACGAATCGCGGGGGTTCGATCGCGTCCGGACCCGCCCCTCGGACCTGGGCGACGGCCTCGAGGAACACGTCTACGAGCGGCGGTTTACCGACGCCGACTGA
- a CDS encoding alpha/beta fold hydrolase — protein sequence MPTGETFDSDGIRIAYDDLHPEGDGDAPPVVLVHGFASSRGENWRDREWYETLLEDGRRVIAMDCRGHGESEKPHDPAAYETDVMAADVARLLDHLGIEQADFLGYSMGGRIGTEALYRHPERFNAAVLAGIGAATREPSDAGDRIADGLLADDPDDVTDPLGKRFRVFAETADNDLEALAACARTRTAPADWDDISGVDHPVVIVAGLDDDITCDPEPLADGFSNGEAVVIDGKDHLTTVPDERFTEAVLGFLEREGL from the coding sequence ATGCCAACCGGCGAGACGTTCGATTCGGACGGCATTCGTATCGCGTACGACGATCTCCACCCCGAGGGCGACGGGGACGCTCCGCCGGTCGTCCTCGTCCACGGCTTCGCCTCGAGCCGCGGCGAGAACTGGCGCGATCGGGAGTGGTACGAGACGCTACTCGAGGACGGGCGCCGCGTCATCGCGATGGACTGCCGGGGCCACGGCGAGAGCGAGAAACCCCACGACCCAGCGGCCTACGAGACGGACGTGATGGCCGCTGACGTGGCCCGACTGCTCGATCACCTCGGGATCGAGCAGGCCGATTTCCTGGGGTACTCGATGGGGGGCCGGATCGGCACCGAGGCGCTGTACCGCCATCCGGAGCGGTTCAACGCGGCCGTGCTGGCCGGGATCGGCGCGGCGACGAGGGAGCCCAGCGACGCCGGCGACCGGATCGCCGACGGCCTGCTGGCCGACGACCCCGACGACGTCACCGACCCGCTCGGGAAGCGGTTTCGCGTCTTCGCCGAGACGGCGGACAATGACCTCGAGGCGCTGGCGGCCTGTGCCCGGACCCGAACCGCGCCCGCCGACTGGGACGACATCTCGGGGGTCGACCACCCCGTGGTGATCGTGGCCGGTTTGGATGACGATATTACGTGCGATCCGGAACCGCTCGCGGACGGCTTTTCGAACGGCGAGGCCGTCGTCATCGACGGGAAAGACCACCTGACGACCGTTCCGGACGAGCGGTTTACCGAGGCGGTACTGGGCTTCCTCGAGCGAGAAGGATTGTAG
- a CDS encoding RNB domain-containing ribonuclease codes for MSDDAQAEAGTVEGQGPVEVSEELARHLENKREDLFEKFELRDEFPPEVLDEAEARTEGVTAEIEDEIDDRQDLRDLTTWTTDPIDAQDFDDALSIEEREDEYVLWVHIADVTHYVNPETAMWDEAVERGNTVYLPGYTVHMLPPVLAETVCSLVPNEDRLAHTVEMHLDKENLTYENIEIYKSVIESDERLTYAEAESRLEEPGADLHEENALVYDLAEQMHEQRKEDGSLVLNPARDRAHTIIEECMLKANKAVTHELMWNRGVSAMYRVHPQPSPDEWSEALREIQDLDGVSIPGSTWDDPRKAVNATLEDAPERQLDKIQWAVMKVMPRARYMNDPFGGHHALNFEIYGHFTSPIRRLSDLINHWIVYQNDVPENLVELCDRASDKQKDAEQCEREYKDFLQEVGLDPMAVNNRGIEVVEDEQADKTI; via the coding sequence ATGAGTGACGACGCACAGGCCGAAGCCGGGACCGTCGAAGGACAGGGTCCCGTCGAGGTCTCCGAGGAACTCGCGCGCCATCTCGAGAACAAGCGCGAGGACTTATTCGAGAAGTTCGAGTTGCGCGACGAGTTCCCCCCGGAAGTGTTGGACGAGGCCGAGGCCCGGACGGAGGGCGTGACGGCCGAGATCGAGGACGAGATCGACGATCGACAGGACCTGCGGGATCTGACGACGTGGACGACCGACCCGATCGACGCTCAAGACTTCGACGACGCGCTCTCGATCGAAGAGCGCGAGGACGAGTACGTCCTCTGGGTCCACATCGCCGACGTGACCCACTACGTCAACCCCGAGACGGCGATGTGGGACGAGGCCGTCGAACGGGGCAACACGGTCTATCTCCCCGGCTACACGGTCCACATGCTGCCGCCGGTGCTGGCCGAGACGGTCTGCTCGCTGGTTCCCAACGAGGACCGACTGGCCCACACCGTCGAGATGCACCTCGACAAGGAGAACCTGACCTACGAGAACATCGAGATCTACAAGTCCGTCATCGAGTCCGACGAGCGGCTCACCTACGCCGAGGCCGAGAGCCGGCTCGAAGAGCCCGGAGCCGACCTCCACGAGGAGAACGCGCTGGTCTACGACCTCGCAGAGCAGATGCACGAACAGCGCAAGGAAGACGGCTCGCTTGTCCTGAACCCGGCCCGCGACCGCGCCCACACCATCATCGAGGAGTGCATGCTGAAGGCCAACAAGGCCGTCACGCACGAACTCATGTGGAACCGCGGCGTCTCGGCCATGTACCGGGTCCACCCCCAGCCCAGCCCCGACGAGTGGTCCGAAGCGCTGCGGGAGATTCAGGACTTAGACGGCGTCTCGATCCCGGGCAGCACGTGGGACGACCCGCGAAAGGCCGTCAACGCGACGCTCGAGGACGCGCCCGAGCGCCAACTGGACAAGATCCAGTGGGCGGTGATGAAGGTCATGCCTCGAGCGCGGTATATGAACGACCCCTTCGGCGGCCACCACGCGCTGAACTTCGAGATCTATGGCCACTTCACGAGCCCCATCCGGCGGCTCTCGGACCTGATCAACCACTGGATCGTCTACCAGAACGACGTCCCCGAGAACCTCGTCGAACTCTGCGATCGCGCCAGCGACAAGCAGAAAGACGCCGAACAGTGCGAGCGCGAGTACAAGGACTTCCTGCAGGAGGTCGGCCTCGATCCGATGGCGGTCAACAACCGCGGGATCGAAGTCGTTGAAGACGAGCAAGCGGACAAGACGATCTGA
- a CDS encoding alpha/beta fold hydrolase: MTQSRSDAPTEDDGREGDPPTIVTGSDGRRVAYADYGDPDGTPVVVLHGTPGSRRFGALFDDQARENGVRLLVPDRPGYGRSSPVPNRDVTDTGATVAAVLEAEGVSRAGIIAFSGGGPHALAVAATRGDLVTEIDIVSGAPPPSLAADLPAVQRLLGSLARRTPRLLSGLLGVQTRLVARTPPAVVLSQYTTAAERAEIPPAMAERVRRDFLEGVGTQRDGFVTETRLVATEWGFSLSDIDHTVRLWHGDADANAPLQGARSLRERVPDGELTVLEDAGHLTALARSRSRIVRSQR, encoded by the coding sequence ATGACACAGTCGCGATCGGATGCGCCGACCGAAGACGACGGCCGGGAGGGGGATCCACCGACGATCGTCACGGGGAGCGACGGGAGACGGGTCGCGTACGCCGACTACGGTGACCCCGACGGGACGCCGGTCGTGGTTCTCCACGGCACGCCCGGCTCGCGGCGCTTCGGTGCCCTGTTCGACGACCAGGCGCGGGAAAACGGTGTTCGCCTGCTCGTCCCGGACCGGCCGGGGTACGGACGCTCGTCGCCCGTTCCCAACCGGGACGTCACCGACACCGGGGCGACCGTCGCTGCGGTCCTCGAGGCCGAGGGCGTCTCCCGAGCGGGAATCATCGCGTTTTCGGGCGGCGGGCCCCACGCGCTCGCGGTCGCGGCGACGCGGGGCGACCTCGTGACGGAGATCGATATCGTCTCCGGCGCGCCGCCGCCGTCGCTCGCGGCCGATCTCCCCGCCGTTCAGCGCCTACTCGGATCGCTCGCGCGGCGGACGCCCCGCCTGCTGAGTGGGTTACTCGGCGTTCAGACGCGACTCGTTGCGCGGACGCCGCCCGCGGTCGTCCTCTCGCAGTACACCACGGCGGCCGAGCGCGCCGAGATCCCGCCGGCAATGGCGGAGCGCGTTCGACGCGACTTCCTCGAGGGAGTCGGGACACAGCGGGACGGGTTCGTCACCGAGACGCGGCTGGTGGCGACTGAGTGGGGGTTCTCGCTGTCGGATATCGATCACACGGTCCGGCTCTGGCACGGCGACGCCGACGCGAACGCACCCCTTCAGGGGGCCCGCAGCCTTCGGGAGCGGGTACCTGACGGCGAACTGACCGTCCTCGAGGACGCCGGCCACCTGACCGCACTGGCTCGCAGTCGGTCGCGGATCGTCCGGTCCCAGCGATAA
- a CDS encoding helix-turn-helix domain-containing protein — protein MRRVSFSVTFPDGVAHPLHRLLVATDGVSRVELLMWGPMGTVTTLLWCDGGPAATADLLAAVESVTATEFVERDDGTYAFVHQTTYEFETAILTLVEDARVVFLPPVTFHDTGAVAFEAVGRADALTDFYDELTDLGEGTIERVREFDRRASAAALTDRQRAALEAAVTVGYYDVPRSGSVADVADELDCAGSTAGELLRKAEATLVTDAIDTG, from the coding sequence ATGAGACGGGTTTCGTTCAGCGTGACGTTTCCGGACGGGGTCGCACACCCCCTCCATCGACTGCTCGTGGCGACGGACGGCGTATCGCGGGTGGAACTCCTGATGTGGGGGCCGATGGGGACCGTGACGACGCTGTTGTGGTGTGACGGCGGCCCGGCGGCGACCGCCGACCTGTTGGCCGCCGTCGAGAGCGTCACTGCGACCGAGTTCGTCGAGCGCGACGACGGGACGTACGCGTTCGTCCACCAGACGACCTACGAGTTCGAGACGGCGATCCTCACGCTCGTCGAGGACGCGCGGGTCGTGTTCCTGCCGCCGGTCACGTTTCACGACACCGGTGCGGTGGCGTTCGAGGCCGTCGGACGAGCCGACGCGCTGACCGACTTCTACGACGAACTGACCGACCTTGGCGAGGGAACGATCGAACGCGTCCGCGAGTTCGACCGCCGGGCGTCGGCGGCCGCACTGACCGACCGCCAGCGGGCCGCGCTCGAGGCCGCCGTTACCGTCGGTTACTACGACGTTCCACGGTCCGGCTCGGTCGCCGACGTTGCCGACGAACTGGACTGTGCCGGCAGTACGGCCGGCGAACTACTGCGGAAAGCGGAAGCGACGCTCGTAACGGACGCCATCGACACGGGGTAG
- a CDS encoding DUF7562 family protein has product MWPARSGTETVTCLACGTECPRDEAREYDKHGDRWDRADKTFEHLCKSCHRELCHHPRDDLEDLLVEIEAGRRDRAGFLASYLTAVEERYGPLEEES; this is encoded by the coding sequence ATGTGGCCCGCTCGGTCGGGAACCGAGACCGTCACCTGTCTCGCCTGTGGCACCGAGTGTCCGCGCGACGAGGCCCGCGAGTACGACAAACACGGGGATCGCTGGGACCGCGCGGACAAGACCTTCGAACACCTCTGTAAGTCCTGTCACCGCGAGCTGTGTCATCACCCGCGGGACGACCTCGAGGACCTGCTGGTCGAGATCGAGGCCGGGCGGCGGGACCGGGCGGGCTTTCTCGCGAGCTACCTGACGGCGGTCGAGGAGCGATACGGGCCGCTCGAGGAGGAGTCGTAA
- a CDS encoding RNA-binding protein, whose amino-acid sequence MQVKSRHHLRSDAVSALEDTLEAQLGVSPEGDAYERVEFEDTDWEVVLIDGEPQVAYFDEEPFLTVRGANAYDPDKRLVTVDAGAVSFVSDGADVMRPGITEATDDISPDDLVVIAEESHGKVLAVGRARVDGTEMAGDEGKVVDSLHHVGDDLYEFTG is encoded by the coding sequence ATGCAGGTCAAATCCCGACACCACCTCCGCAGCGACGCGGTCTCGGCCCTCGAGGACACCCTCGAGGCACAGCTGGGCGTCTCCCCCGAGGGCGACGCCTACGAGCGCGTCGAGTTCGAGGACACCGACTGGGAGGTCGTCCTCATCGACGGCGAGCCACAGGTTGCGTACTTCGACGAGGAACCGTTCCTGACAGTCCGGGGCGCTAACGCCTACGACCCCGACAAGCGACTCGTCACTGTCGACGCCGGCGCGGTTTCGTTCGTCAGCGACGGGGCCGACGTGATGCGGCCCGGAATCACCGAGGCCACCGACGACATCTCGCCGGACGATCTGGTCGTCATCGCGGAGGAGTCCCACGGCAAGGTTCTGGCCGTCGGCCGCGCCCGCGTCGACGGTACTGAGATGGCCGGCGACGAGGGGAAGGTCGTCGACTCGCTGCACCACGTCGGCGACGACCTCTACGAGTTCACCGGGTGA
- a CDS encoding CBS domain-containing protein has protein sequence MIVTTVETVALRSPPTIAPTTPVSEAARRLRRPGVSALPVLEDGSLVGIVTGSDIVALVAETDARPAVRELMSSPVTTIGPAATLSAAAERMRTAGVRRLPVVADGRYRGLLAAHTLAPYLSRHRLEIEWDDEPLRIDRSAESGLTAGD, from the coding sequence ATGATAGTGACGACGGTCGAAACGGTCGCACTCCGATCACCCCCGACGATCGCACCGACGACCCCGGTATCCGAAGCGGCGCGGCGACTCCGACGTCCGGGCGTGTCCGCGCTCCCGGTTCTCGAGGACGGTTCGCTCGTTGGTATCGTCACCGGGTCGGATATCGTCGCACTGGTCGCCGAAACTGACGCCCGGCCGGCCGTTCGGGAACTCATGTCGAGCCCCGTGACGACGATCGGCCCGGCTGCGACGCTGTCGGCGGCCGCCGAACGGATGCGAACCGCCGGGGTCAGACGGCTTCCCGTCGTGGCCGACGGTCGGTACCGCGGGCTGCTCGCCGCGCACACGTTGGCACCGTACCTCTCGCGGCATCGACTCGAGATCGAGTGGGACGACGAGCCGCTCCGGATCGATCGGTCGGCCGAGTCCGGTCTCACTGCGGGCGACTGA
- a CDS encoding DUF1028 domain-containing protein has product MTFSICVHEPYETESGERHHRFGVAVTTRLPGVGTLCPFVSEHGTVATQSLVNVELGERGIAYIDDGLAVDDALEALLNADEGAPQRQLHGVDRETTFTFSGEECGDWYGHREGETYTVAGNLLTGPAVLEAAAEAYEATAVRDELDPSTGPAAVTADVDTDPLAKRLIDALAAGDREGGDKREELSVQSAAVVVETTESHPVEPPYNDLRIDATETPIADLRETYDLAVRGYRDTLARYEDAYEADDLAESGE; this is encoded by the coding sequence ATGACGTTTAGCATCTGCGTTCACGAGCCCTACGAAACCGAATCCGGGGAGCGTCACCACCGATTCGGCGTTGCGGTCACGACGCGACTCCCTGGCGTCGGGACGCTCTGTCCCTTCGTCAGCGAACACGGTACCGTCGCGACCCAGAGTCTGGTCAACGTCGAACTCGGCGAGCGCGGGATCGCCTACATCGACGACGGGCTAGCGGTCGACGACGCCCTCGAGGCCCTGCTCAACGCCGACGAGGGCGCGCCCCAGCGACAGCTCCACGGGGTCGATCGGGAGACGACGTTTACGTTCTCCGGCGAGGAGTGTGGCGATTGGTACGGCCATCGCGAGGGCGAGACCTACACCGTCGCCGGCAACCTGTTGACCGGCCCGGCGGTCCTCGAGGCGGCCGCGGAGGCTTACGAGGCGACCGCCGTTCGCGACGAACTGGACCCCTCGACCGGTCCGGCCGCCGTCACTGCGGACGTCGACACCGACCCGCTCGCGAAGCGGCTGATCGACGCGCTCGCCGCCGGCGACCGCGAGGGCGGAGACAAACGCGAGGAGCTGTCGGTCCAGAGCGCAGCGGTCGTCGTCGAGACGACCGAGTCACACCCCGTCGAGCCGCCGTACAACGATCTGCGGATCGACGCGACCGAGACGCCGATCGCGGACCTTCGGGAGACCTACGACCTCGCGGTCCGGGGCTACCGGGACACCCTCGCCCGGTACGAGGACGCCTACGAGGCCGACGACCTCGCGGAAAGCGGCGAGTGA
- a CDS encoding cell division protein SepF, with translation MGLMSKILGGNQSRTVEDYAELNLEDVDAGSAEATMQVHIAEVGSQADAIDIKDAVYDGDIVIADITRLRTEDSTVEHVIDELRQVAQEVDGDIVRKGDDQMIITPTGVRISREKLGQNL, from the coding sequence ATGGGATTGATGAGCAAAATTCTCGGCGGGAACCAGTCCCGCACCGTCGAGGACTACGCCGAACTGAACCTCGAGGACGTCGACGCGGGGTCGGCCGAGGCGACGATGCAGGTACACATCGCGGAGGTCGGCAGTCAGGCCGACGCGATCGACATCAAAGACGCCGTCTACGACGGCGACATCGTCATCGCGGATATCACGCGGCTCCGAACCGAGGACAGCACGGTCGAACACGTCATCGACGAACTGCGGCAGGTGGCCCAGGAGGTCGACGGCGACATCGTCCGAAAGGGCGACGATCAGATGATCATCACCCCGACGGGCGTCCGGATCAGCCGCGAGAAGCTCGGCCAGAACCTCTGA
- a CDS encoding rhodanese-like domain-containing protein, protein MSFGPAVVSPSWLEAHRESDSVVAVDVRERRDYEELGHLPGAVSVPGDRFRDPSSVAAGKLPAADDFASLLAEAGIDPDDTLVAYGGDPALAARFLVTALVYGHEGSLYLLDGGLEAWRDGDDRSLTTDVPDREPTDYEAALCEDAPLVDREDVEDAVEGDAVLVDTRTTAEYEQSRIPGAVHLDWEALLEDGRLKPEADLEALLAERGIEPDERILLYCNTARRLSHTFVVLRHLGYEDVAFYEGSLTDWVRTEAPEWDPVELQAQVRYYADNGGFEAMVDELGEDVLGRLKLIGLYHQKQRGYFMLRTRAPGGRLTAEQARTIGEVADEFATAPAEYGGPDQNPVFGDGYLDVTTRQDVQMHWIEIEDIAEIWDRYDAVGLSTMQACGNSVRNVVGCPAAGLDPDETVDIEPVVERVSQRFLGDHHYANLPRKFKVSVTGCHEDCARSGIQDLGLTPARKDGKDGFVARVGGGLSDGPRVASDIDLFVEPDQVDDLVAAMADLFMDHGSYLDTAVNRLRFLVAEFGPERFREELESYADFEFVEPDETLTMDYRGDHVGVHEGADGRSYVGLNVPTGRMGGDEFAELAELADDLGDGEVRLTPNQNVLVPHLADDELEALLEEPLLERYSPDPGPFTRGIVTCTGREFCNYGIIETKNRAIRWARELDDWAEQVGIADDHEAIRIHMSGCSASCAQPQLGDFGLRGEVYRDDYESGRAADLGLGGDLGNDEFIDWLVGKIPIDDVPDVVKATMCAYDADSEPEESFTEWTDRTSNAALREIVTEGPARDSPAIGTEVT, encoded by the coding sequence GTGAGCTTCGGCCCTGCGGTGGTCTCGCCGTCGTGGCTCGAGGCCCACCGGGAGTCGGACTCGGTCGTCGCGGTCGATGTCCGGGAGCGGCGCGACTACGAGGAGCTGGGGCATCTCCCCGGCGCAGTCAGTGTTCCGGGTGATCGGTTCCGCGACCCCAGTAGCGTCGCGGCCGGGAAGTTGCCGGCGGCGGACGACTTCGCGAGCCTGCTCGCCGAGGCCGGCATCGACCCCGACGACACCCTCGTCGCCTACGGGGGCGACCCCGCGCTCGCGGCCCGCTTTCTGGTGACCGCGCTGGTCTACGGTCACGAGGGGAGTCTTTACCTGTTAGACGGCGGCCTCGAGGCCTGGCGCGACGGCGACGACCGCTCGCTGACCACGGACGTGCCCGACCGCGAGCCGACCGACTACGAGGCCGCGCTGTGCGAGGACGCGCCGCTGGTCGACCGCGAGGACGTCGAGGACGCGGTCGAGGGCGACGCCGTCCTCGTCGACACTCGGACCACCGCCGAGTACGAGCAGTCCCGCATTCCGGGGGCCGTCCACCTCGACTGGGAGGCCCTGCTCGAGGACGGCCGGCTCAAGCCCGAGGCCGACCTCGAGGCCCTGCTCGCGGAGCGGGGAATCGAGCCGGACGAACGGATCCTGCTGTACTGTAACACGGCCCGGCGGCTCAGTCACACCTTCGTCGTCCTCCGTCACCTGGGCTACGAGGACGTGGCCTTCTACGAGGGGAGTCTCACTGACTGGGTGCGCACCGAAGCGCCCGAGTGGGACCCCGTCGAACTGCAGGCACAGGTCCGGTACTACGCCGACAACGGCGGCTTCGAGGCGATGGTCGACGAACTGGGCGAGGACGTCCTCGGCCGCCTGAAGCTGATCGGGCTCTACCACCAGAAACAGCGGGGCTACTTCATGTTGCGGACACGGGCCCCCGGCGGACGCCTCACCGCCGAGCAGGCCCGCACGATCGGCGAGGTCGCCGACGAGTTCGCGACGGCACCCGCGGAATACGGCGGCCCCGACCAGAACCCGGTCTTCGGCGACGGCTACCTCGACGTGACGACCCGACAGGACGTCCAGATGCACTGGATCGAGATCGAGGATATCGCCGAGATCTGGGACCGCTACGACGCGGTCGGGCTCTCGACGATGCAGGCCTGTGGCAACTCGGTCCGGAACGTCGTCGGCTGTCCCGCGGCCGGGCTCGACCCCGACGAGACCGTCGATATCGAGCCCGTCGTCGAGCGGGTGAGCCAGCGGTTCCTCGGGGACCACCACTACGCCAACCTCCCCCGGAAGTTCAAGGTCAGCGTCACGGGCTGTCACGAGGACTGCGCCCGGTCGGGCATCCAGGATCTCGGGCTGACACCCGCCCGGAAGGACGGAAAAGACGGGTTCGTCGCGCGGGTCGGCGGCGGCCTCTCGGACGGTCCCCGCGTCGCCAGCGACATCGACCTCTTCGTCGAACCCGACCAGGTCGACGACCTCGTGGCCGCGATGGCCGACCTGTTCATGGACCACGGCAGCTATCTCGACACCGCGGTCAACCGGCTGCGATTCCTCGTCGCCGAGTTCGGCCCCGAGCGGTTCCGCGAGGAACTCGAGTCCTACGCCGACTTCGAGTTCGTCGAACCCGACGAGACCCTCACGATGGACTACCGCGGGGACCACGTCGGTGTCCACGAGGGGGCGGACGGCCGTTCCTACGTCGGGCTGAACGTTCCGACGGGCCGGATGGGCGGCGACGAGTTCGCTGAGTTGGCAGAACTGGCCGACGACCTGGGCGACGGCGAAGTCCGCCTGACGCCCAACCAGAACGTCCTCGTCCCGCATCTCGCGGACGACGAACTCGAGGCATTGCTCGAGGAGCCGCTGCTCGAGCGCTACAGTCCCGATCCGGGGCCGTTCACGCGCGGAATCGTCACCTGCACGGGCCGGGAGTTCTGTAACTACGGGATCATCGAGACGAAAAACAGGGCGATCAGGTGGGCCCGCGAACTGGACGACTGGGCCGAGCAGGTCGGCATCGCCGACGATCACGAGGCGATCCGGATCCACATGTCGGGCTGTTCGGCCTCCTGTGCCCAGCCCCAGCTGGGCGATTTCGGGCTGCGCGGCGAGGTCTACCGCGACGACTACGAGTCCGGGCGGGCGGCCGACCTCGGACTGGGCGGCGACCTCGGCAACGACGAGTTCATCGACTGGCTCGTCGGGAAGATCCCGATCGACGATGTGCCCGATGTCGTCAAGGCCACAATGTGTGCCTACGACGCCGACAGCGAGCCCGAGGAGTCCTTCACCGAGTGGACCGACCGGACCTCGAACGCGGCGCTGCGGGAGATCGTTACCGAGGGACCGGCACGCGACTCGCCCGCCATCGGGACGGAGGTGACCTAG
- a CDS encoding Coenzyme F420 hydrogenase/dehydrogenase, beta subunit C-terminal domain: protein MSGTDPAATDGPRPGVPQAGVKGVGEDPREQDRDVAEAPGKIWFRDLDEAVIEADRCIQCASCVAACPSDSIGIDEDEGRPTLVKMCTGCSRCWDFCPRSGLRYERHLELTQAERGLAEPVTYAARATDEAADAGQDGGVVTALLTELIEAGEIDGAIVAREREDEPLRGEAVLATSREELLAAVGSVYNQTMGLGQVDELLADADLGDDPDLALVGTPCMIQGATALDRYDHEPADPIALTVALMCTRSFEHSRLVSRLETFDVDPDAVDTLDISDGQLRATDAGGETLLETDVDAFDAAGLRGCDECADFVGGAADISVGNVGSPDGETTVVVRTETGESAWETAAPDLEAAAIDRPGTLEKLADWNRRRAESILPREYDPEAGIGISYEHHRESYDGTDREPEPLNPARVHQYEEWC from the coding sequence ATGTCGGGTACCGATCCCGCCGCGACCGACGGGCCCCGTCCCGGCGTTCCGCAGGCGGGGGTCAAGGGCGTCGGCGAGGATCCGCGCGAGCAGGACCGCGACGTCGCCGAGGCCCCCGGGAAGATCTGGTTCCGCGACTTAGACGAGGCCGTCATCGAGGCCGACCGCTGTATCCAGTGTGCCTCCTGTGTCGCGGCCTGTCCCTCCGACTCCATCGGCATCGACGAGGACGAGGGCAGACCGACGCTGGTCAAGATGTGTACCGGCTGTTCGCGCTGCTGGGACTTCTGTCCCCGCAGTGGCCTGCGCTACGAGCGCCACCTCGAGCTTACCCAGGCGGAACGCGGCCTCGCGGAGCCGGTCACCTACGCCGCGCGAGCGACCGATGAGGCCGCCGATGCGGGCCAGGACGGCGGCGTCGTGACGGCCCTGCTCACCGAACTCATCGAAGCGGGTGAGATCGACGGCGCGATCGTCGCCCGCGAGCGCGAGGACGAGCCGCTGCGCGGCGAGGCCGTACTGGCGACCTCCCGCGAGGAACTGCTCGCGGCCGTCGGCAGCGTCTACAACCAGACGATGGGGCTGGGGCAAGTCGACGAGTTGCTCGCTGACGCCGATCTGGGCGACGACCCGGACCTCGCGCTGGTCGGCACCCCCTGTATGATTCAGGGGGCGACCGCGCTCGATCGCTACGACCACGAGCCCGCCGACCCGATCGCGCTGACCGTCGCGCTGATGTGTACCCGCAGCTTCGAGCACAGCCGGCTGGTGTCGCGACTCGAGACCTTCGACGTCGACCCTGACGCCGTCGATACCCTCGACATCAGTGACGGGCAGCTCCGCGCGACCGACGCGGGCGGCGAGACGCTGCTCGAGACCGACGTTGACGCGTTCGACGCGGCCGGGCTGCGCGGCTGTGACGAGTGTGCGGACTTCGTCGGTGGCGCGGCCGACATCAGCGTCGGCAACGTCGGCAGCCCGGATGGCGAGACGACCGTCGTCGTCCGGACCGAAACCGGCGAGTCGGCCTGGGAGACGGCAGCCCCCGACCTCGAGGCGGCCGCGATCGACCGGCCGGGGACGCTCGAGAAACTGGCCGACTGGAACCGCCGTCGCGCCGAGTCGATCCTCCCGCGGGAGTACGACCCCGAGGCCGGGATCGGCATCTCCTACGAACACCACCGCGAGAGCTACGACGGGACCGACCGCGAGCCCGAACCGCTGAACCCGGCTCGCGTCCACCAGTACGAGGAGTGGTGTTGA